A stretch of the Pseudomonadota bacterium genome encodes the following:
- a CDS encoding RnfABCDGE type electron transport complex subunit B — MIAPVIILGFLGLLFGVGLYIASRVFRVSVDTRIERVERALPGSNCGACGLAGCHGLAKAIVHGSAEVTACIPGGERVAHLVADIMGVEAKVVEKKVAILRCQGREVADRFIYEGILTCQAASLVHGGPKECRFGCIGFGDCARACPFDALHMVNGFPEVDEGRCVSCGKCVAACPKGLFELVTLSKLVHVRCVSTDAGKAVRKVCRVGCIACRRCEAVCEFDAVRIENNLAVFDYEKCTSCGMCVKECPTGTIMDYRQSRKDLGLWPVKAVTGD, encoded by the coding sequence ATGATCGCACCTGTGATAATACTCGGATTCCTCGGCCTCCTCTTCGGAGTGGGGCTCTATATCGCCTCGCGCGTGTTCCGAGTGTCGGTGGACACGCGCATCGAGCGCGTGGAGAGGGCCCTTCCGGGATCGAACTGCGGGGCCTGCGGGCTGGCGGGCTGCCACGGCCTTGCTAAGGCCATAGTCCACGGCTCCGCGGAGGTCACCGCCTGCATACCGGGCGGCGAGCGCGTGGCACACCTCGTCGCGGACATCATGGGCGTGGAGGCGAAGGTGGTGGAGAAGAAGGTGGCGATTCTCCGCTGCCAGGGCAGGGAGGTGGCCGACCGCTTCATCTACGAGGGGATTTTGACCTGCCAGGCGGCCAGCCTCGTGCACGGCGGGCCCAAGGAGTGCCGCTTCGGCTGCATCGGCTTCGGCGACTGCGCGAGGGCGTGCCCGTTCGACGCCCTTCACATGGTGAACGGCTTTCCCGAGGTGGACGAGGGAAGGTGCGTGAGCTGCGGAAAGTGCGTAGCGGCGTGCCCCAAGGGGCTCTTCGAGCTCGTCACGCTGTCGAAGCTGGTGCACGTCCGCTGCGTGAGCACGGACGCGGGCAAGGCGGTGCGAAAGGTCTGCCGGGTGGGCTGCATCGCCTGCCGCAGGTGCGAGGCGGTCTGCGAGTTCGACGCTGTGCGCATCGAGAACAACCTTGCCGTCTTCGACTATGAGAAGTGCACCTCCTGCGGGATGTGCGTGAAGGAGTGCCCCACGGGCACGATAATGGACTACAGACAGTCCAGGAAGGATCTGGGCCTCTGGCCGGTGA